Proteins encoded within one genomic window of Spirulina major PCC 6313:
- a CDS encoding Gfo/Idh/MocA family protein, translating into MIKLGFIGTGFVAQQCHLPSFDSVARCTIVAVSDLQSDLADKIGRRYEVPKVYYSHRELLEDPEIDAVVITVPRPLTSALCFDALQAGKMVFTEKPVSLNYSTGLSLLEVSSKLNLPVQVGYMRRYDSAVLKAAQHLKVLKDSEQSPVLVRAYCYMGDSYCSPFGDFKSTQMLQNTISNFESRPSWLDKKTSAVYESYLNVFSHILDLISILLNTKLSVVKTLLDSQGQGIVLLSTADGVAIELSTAKSSLNQWMEGISFVFGDQIVDLSLSPAFLKNVPSTLQIRRGDTDDMVEIVRPKWSWAFRNQAENFINLCQNWPDSEANLADAVEQVRLVESIFS; encoded by the coding sequence ATGATTAAACTGGGTTTTATAGGCACGGGTTTTGTTGCTCAACAATGCCACTTACCTTCATTTGACAGTGTAGCCAGATGTACAATTGTAGCTGTTTCAGATTTACAATCCGATCTTGCTGATAAAATCGGGCGGCGTTACGAGGTACCAAAAGTTTATTATTCACATCGAGAGTTACTTGAAGATCCCGAAATTGATGCTGTTGTCATCACAGTACCTAGACCCCTAACCAGTGCTTTGTGTTTTGATGCTTTGCAAGCTGGTAAGATGGTTTTCACAGAAAAGCCAGTTTCGTTAAACTATTCTACAGGGTTGAGTCTACTAGAAGTTTCTAGCAAGCTTAATTTACCCGTTCAGGTAGGATATATGAGGCGATATGACTCTGCTGTTTTAAAAGCTGCACAACACCTGAAGGTGCTTAAAGACTCTGAACAGTCGCCAGTATTGGTTCGGGCATATTGCTATATGGGAGATTCTTACTGTAGTCCCTTTGGAGACTTTAAATCCACACAGATGCTCCAAAATACAATCAGTAATTTTGAATCGCGACCTAGCTGGTTAGATAAGAAAACTTCTGCTGTCTATGAATCGTACTTGAATGTGTTTAGTCATATTCTTGACTTAATCAGCATTCTTCTAAATACAAAGTTATCAGTCGTCAAAACGCTCCTAGATTCACAAGGGCAGGGTATTGTACTTTTATCTACCGCAGATGGTGTAGCTATTGAGCTAAGTACAGCAAAATCTTCACTGAACCAATGGATGGAGGGTATTAGTTTTGTTTTTGGAGATCAAATAGTAGATTTATCTCTTAGCCCGGCATTTCTTAAAAATGTGCCAAGCACTCTACAGATTCGTAGAGGTGATACTGATGATATGGTAGAAATAGTTCGTCCAAAGTGGAGTTGGGCGTTTAGGAATCAAGCCGAAAATTTTATCAATCTGTGCCAGAATTGGCCTGATTCGGAAGCAAATCTTGCTGATGCAGTAGAGCAAGTCAGGCTTGTTGAAAGTATATTTTCTTAG